A section of the Anabaena cylindrica PCC 7122 genome encodes:
- a CDS encoding response regulator yields the protein MTSQANSKPKILVVDDEPDNLDLLYRSFYREYQVLRANSGPAALELLAQEGDVSVIISDQRMPMMSGTEFLSLTATQYPDIIRIILTGYTDVEDLVEAINSGKVFKYVTKPWEAEELKAVVRQALDTHNVLKARTRELTRTLRRESLLNTVTNTIRSALDYRQILQTIVDTVGHMLEVDVCLLRPFQDQQLADEGFTYQKSAQPPVQDHGESDSYLPPNQPDGKLPDEGLDSIIPLPLLVQTVWETGEVQVIYDVVNDERIQGNAERAEAFRTANIRSSLVVPLICQQEVRAVLALHQCSQVRSWGDDEVQLVSIVADQAALALSQAYAYEEVEALAKREALINTITREIRSSLDPQDIFSAITQRLGQALQVDGCVLSLWTEEDEFVQCVGLYDSSQHLDNHPNNSKHRSLTPQLPISQAPIRKNPILQEILNTQEPVVITDITHSSSDVQAFDLPLKMRPRSLMVVPLLIEGKCIGSITLREGNKVRKWLTSEIELSKSVAAQAAIAVQQSRLYQKTREQAERLIELDRQKTEFFQNISHEFRTPITLIQGPLESVVENGEGLSHAQSAIALRNSRRLLRLVNQLLDLQRLDAGRMQPSFRPCNMVEFITQIVESFRLYCEKKGLQVLTDLLECPTVYLDMEKFDKVVYNLLSNAMKFTPDGGIITVRLYNEGDNCILQIQDTGIGILPEQIPHLFERFRQAEGSENRTYEGSGLGLSLVKELVELHGGQVTVQSVYGQGTQFSLRLLTGSDHLPAEQVLEAPSELNNNRASIELADLEQVESVRDNPELITKNLSPRLETLDSNKQVQNNDQSILVVDDNRDMRFYVADILSHSGYQVLTARNGYEGFSSAQENRPNLIITDLMMPLVTGLEMIQMIRSQDQMRGTPIVLLTAKVNEETRIESTEYGADAYLAKPFNDRELLAAVRNLLALKENEKRVLELNTYLTESVLKRFLPSALVKKAAAGTLSLDLRPEPRLVTVLFSDIVGFTQLSNTLRSRKVAEVLNEYLEIMTKVVFNNGGTVDKFMGDAILALYGAPEELTPNEQVRRAINTARGMQKALIQLNHRWLEQGIFETDGRNGVQFRCGIHQGTAVVGMFGSAERADYTAIGPSVNIAARLQAAAVPGNILVSAAVADYLQEEEITKGSPLELKGIDETVLTFVVTPEL from the coding sequence ATGACATCACAAGCAAACAGTAAGCCGAAAATTTTAGTTGTCGATGATGAACCAGACAACCTTGACTTGCTTTACCGCAGTTTCTATCGCGAGTATCAGGTCCTGAGGGCTAACTCTGGTCCAGCAGCGCTGGAACTGCTGGCACAAGAGGGAGACGTATCCGTGATCATCTCAGATCAACGGATGCCAATGATGAGCGGTACAGAATTTTTAAGTCTGACAGCAACTCAATACCCAGATATTATCCGAATTATTTTAACTGGCTACACTGATGTCGAAGATTTGGTGGAAGCCATTAACTCTGGCAAAGTATTTAAATATGTTACTAAACCTTGGGAAGCTGAAGAACTTAAAGCAGTTGTACGCCAAGCTTTGGACACACATAATGTCCTGAAAGCCAGAACCCGTGAACTCACTCGCACACTCCGTAGAGAATCGCTGCTGAATACTGTCACTAATACCATCCGTAGCGCTTTAGACTATCGGCAAATTTTGCAAACCATTGTCGATACGGTGGGGCATATGTTAGAGGTGGATGTTTGCCTGTTACGCCCCTTCCAAGATCAGCAGTTGGCAGATGAGGGATTTACTTACCAAAAATCTGCTCAACCGCCAGTCCAAGATCATGGAGAGAGTGATTCTTATTTACCTCCAAACCAACCCGATGGGAAGTTGCCAGATGAGGGTCTAGACTCTATTATTCCCCTGCCTCTGTTAGTTCAGACAGTGTGGGAAACTGGTGAAGTACAGGTAATTTACGATGTGGTTAATGATGAACGCATTCAAGGAAATGCAGAACGTGCTGAAGCTTTCAGAACTGCGAATATTCGTTCTAGCTTAGTTGTGCCGCTGATCTGTCAACAAGAAGTTAGAGCAGTATTAGCCTTACATCAGTGTTCCCAAGTCCGAAGTTGGGGAGATGACGAGGTACAACTAGTATCAATTGTGGCTGATCAGGCTGCCTTGGCTTTATCTCAGGCTTATGCTTATGAGGAAGTGGAAGCTTTAGCAAAGAGAGAGGCTTTGATTAACACTATCACTAGGGAAATTCGCTCTAGTTTAGACCCACAAGATATCTTTTCAGCAATAACCCAACGACTGGGACAAGCTTTACAAGTTGATGGGTGTGTTCTGTCTTTATGGACAGAAGAAGATGAATTTGTTCAATGTGTGGGTTTGTATGATAGTTCTCAACATTTAGACAATCATCCCAATAATAGTAAGCATCGCTCTTTAACTCCACAATTACCGATTTCCCAAGCCCCCATTCGCAAGAATCCGATTCTGCAAGAAATATTAAACACCCAAGAACCAGTGGTAATTACGGACATTACCCATTCTTCATCAGATGTTCAAGCTTTTGATTTACCTTTAAAAATGCGACCGCGATCGCTGATGGTTGTGCCTCTATTGATTGAGGGTAAATGCATTGGTAGTATTACTCTGAGGGAAGGAAATAAAGTTCGTAAATGGTTGACATCAGAAATTGAACTATCTAAATCAGTAGCAGCCCAAGCTGCGATCGCAGTACAACAATCACGGTTGTACCAAAAAACTCGTGAACAAGCTGAACGCTTAATAGAACTAGATAGACAAAAAACCGAATTTTTTCAAAATATCTCCCATGAATTTCGGACTCCTATCACCTTAATTCAAGGACCTCTAGAGTCGGTGGTAGAAAATGGTGAAGGGTTATCCCATGCCCAAAGTGCGATCGCACTCCGCAATTCTCGCCGTCTCCTACGCTTGGTAAATCAACTACTAGATTTACAACGTCTAGATGCTGGCAGAATGCAGCCTAGTTTCCGCCCTTGCAATATGGTCGAATTTATCACCCAAATTGTGGAATCATTTCGACTTTACTGCGAAAAAAAAGGGCTGCAAGTCCTCACAGATTTACTAGAATGTCCGACAGTCTACTTAGATATGGAAAAATTTGACAAAGTAGTTTATAACCTGCTGTCAAATGCCATGAAATTTACACCTGATGGAGGTATCATCACCGTCAGATTATATAATGAGGGCGATAACTGCATACTGCAAATCCAAGACACAGGAATTGGTATTCTTCCTGAACAAATTCCCCACCTATTCGAGCGATTCCGTCAAGCAGAAGGCTCCGAAAATCGCACCTATGAAGGAAGCGGATTAGGTTTATCCCTAGTTAAAGAACTAGTGGAACTACACGGTGGCCAAGTCACAGTACAATCAGTTTATGGGCAAGGTACTCAATTTAGCTTAAGGCTGTTGACTGGTTCAGATCACTTACCCGCAGAACAAGTACTAGAAGCACCATCTGAACTGAATAATAACCGTGCCAGTATAGAATTAGCCGACTTAGAACAGGTAGAGTCAGTTAGAGATAACCCAGAACTGATCACCAAAAATTTATCACCCAGGTTAGAAACTCTAGACTCTAACAAACAAGTTCAAAATAATGATCAATCAATCTTAGTTGTAGATGACAACCGAGATATGCGTTTCTATGTGGCCGACATCCTCAGTCACAGCGGCTATCAAGTACTGACCGCTCGCAACGGTTACGAAGGGTTTAGTTCAGCACAAGAAAATCGTCCCAACTTGATCATCACTGACTTAATGATGCCCTTGGTAACTGGACTAGAAATGATTCAGATGATCCGCAGTCAAGACCAGATGCGAGGTACACCAATAGTTTTGCTGACAGCAAAAGTTAATGAAGAAACTCGCATTGAAAGCACAGAATATGGTGCGGATGCCTATTTAGCTAAACCATTCAATGACCGCGAACTTCTAGCAGCAGTCAGGAATCTTTTAGCCCTGAAGGAAAATGAAAAACGGGTGTTGGAATTAAACACCTACCTCACAGAATCTGTTCTCAAACGCTTTTTGCCATCTGCACTCGTAAAAAAAGCTGCCGCTGGAACTTTATCTCTAGACTTGCGACCAGAACCCCGCTTGGTTACAGTATTGTTTAGTGACATTGTTGGTTTCACTCAACTATCCAATACCCTCAGATCCCGAAAAGTAGCAGAGGTGCTGAATGAATATTTAGAAATCATGACCAAAGTGGTTTTTAATAACGGCGGTACTGTAGATAAATTTATGGGAGATGCTATTTTAGCCTTGTATGGAGCGCCAGAAGAACTAACACCTAATGAACAGGTACGTCGGGCAATCAATACAGCTAGAGGAATGCAAAAAGCCCTGATTCAGTTAAATCATCGTTGGTTAGAACAAGGTATATTCGAGACTGACGGCAGGAATGGAGTACAATTTCGCTGTGGTATCCACCAAGGCACAGCCGTTGTGGGAATGTTTGGGAGTGCCGAACGGGCAGACTATACAGCGATTGGACCAAGTGTGAATATTGCTGCTAGATTGCAAGCTGCCGCTGTACCTGGGAACATTTTGGTTTCTGCTGCCGTCGCAGATTATTTGCAGGAGGAAGAAATCACTAAAGGCAGTCCATTGGAACTTAAAGGTATAGATGAAACAGTTCTCACATTCGTAGTTACACCAGAATTATAG
- a CDS encoding GNAT family N-acetyltransferase gives MKSWFFHQHYQKSVTDACIPNTRQIQIRAATSADFPGIAQIISESFHSQKGLWGWAFPLFRLGIYEDLRYRLTARTPHHVCLVAVDSSISGTDQILGTVELGIRFSDSWANVHKSFPYLSNLAVDPQYRRYGLASSLLISCEQVCQDWGFQDLYLHVLENNYQARQLYFKLGYRVNKVESHWNTFFLNSSRQIFLHKHLASDAFQRDVTRI, from the coding sequence TTGAAATCCTGGTTCTTCCACCAACACTACCAAAAGTCAGTTACAGATGCTTGCATTCCCAATACCAGGCAAATCCAAATTCGTGCGGCTACATCTGCTGATTTCCCTGGCATTGCTCAAATAATTTCTGAAAGTTTTCACTCCCAAAAAGGTTTATGGGGATGGGCTTTTCCATTATTTCGTTTGGGAATTTATGAAGACTTAAGATATCGTCTCACTGCAAGGACACCTCATCACGTTTGTTTGGTAGCTGTTGACAGCAGTATAAGTGGAACTGATCAAATACTGGGAACTGTAGAACTGGGTATACGCTTTAGTGATTCCTGGGCAAATGTTCACAAGTCTTTTCCCTACTTATCTAATTTAGCTGTTGATCCCCAATATCGTAGATATGGCTTGGCTTCCAGTTTACTTATTAGCTGTGAACAAGTCTGCCAAGATTGGGGGTTTCAAGATTTATATCTCCATGTTTTAGAAAATAACTATCAAGCAAGGCAACTTTATTTTAAGCTGGGATATCGGGTAAATAAGGTTGAATCTCATTGGAACACTTTTTTCCTCAATTCCTCGCGGCAGATTTTTTTGCATAAACACCTGGCAAGTGATGCTTTTCAGCGAGACGTGACACGGATATAG
- a CDS encoding histidinol-phosphate transaminase: protein MLPFIRSDLAQFTAYKPHPSSTTAEPVATQFDRLDTNESPYDLPVEIKEKLAWTFQQVIESNRYPDGGHETLKDAIAQYVNESANLSSSLVTAANISVGNGSDELIRSLLIATCLGSEGSILVANPTFSMYGILAQTLGIPVVTVGRDESNFAMDLKAAQSALEATQNPPIRVVFVVHPNSPTANSLTAAELTWLRSLPEEILVVIDEAYFEFSQTTLVGELVQHPNWVVLRTFSKAFRLAAMRVGYCVGHPDAIAILEKVRLPYNLPSFSIASALVALQNRQLLLASIPQTLSERSKLITVLSSHPALAITASHTNFIYLRLQPNSSHPADTTLKNLNQTLRNQGTLVRLLPGGMRITVGTPAENIHTLNRLQTALANLESY, encoded by the coding sequence ATGCTTCCATTTATTCGCTCAGATTTAGCCCAATTTACCGCTTACAAACCCCACCCCAGTAGTACTACAGCAGAACCCGTTGCCACGCAATTTGATCGGCTGGATACTAATGAAAGTCCCTATGATTTGCCAGTGGAAATCAAAGAAAAATTGGCTTGGACTTTTCAACAAGTCATTGAAAGCAATCGTTATCCTGATGGTGGACATGAAACACTCAAAGATGCGATCGCACAATATGTCAATGAGTCAGCTAATCTTTCATCCTCTCTTGTGACTGCTGCAAATATTTCCGTCGGTAATGGTTCCGATGAACTCATCCGTTCTCTATTGATTGCCACCTGTTTAGGCTCTGAAGGTTCTATTTTAGTTGCCAACCCCACTTTTTCCATGTACGGGATTTTGGCGCAAACCTTGGGCATTCCTGTAGTGACTGTGGGTAGAGATGAAAGCAATTTTGCAATGGACTTAAAAGCGGCACAATCTGCCCTGGAAGCCACACAAAATCCTCCGATTCGGGTAGTTTTTGTTGTTCATCCCAATTCCCCAACCGCCAATAGCTTAACTGCGGCTGAATTGACATGGTTAAGAAGTCTACCAGAAGAGATATTGGTAGTTATTGATGAAGCTTATTTTGAATTTAGCCAAACTACCTTAGTTGGGGAATTAGTACAGCATCCTAATTGGGTAGTGCTACGGACTTTTTCCAAAGCTTTTCGGTTAGCAGCCATGCGGGTAGGTTATTGTGTGGGTCATCCAGATGCGATCGCTATTTTAGAAAAAGTTCGTCTCCCCTACAATCTCCCCAGTTTTTCCATTGCTTCCGCCTTAGTAGCTTTACAAAATCGCCAGCTTTTACTTGCGTCAATTCCCCAAACCTTAAGTGAACGTAGCAAACTCATCACGGTTTTATCTTCACACCCAGCATTAGCAATTACAGCCAGTCATACCAACTTTATTTACCTGCGTCTCCAACCAAATTCTTCTCACCCAGCAGACACTACTTTAAAAAATCTCAACCAAACACTCAGAAATCAAGGAACTCTTGTGCGCCTACTTCCCGGTGGAATGCGAATTACCGTAGGAACACCAGCCGAAAACATCCATACCCTCAATCGACTGCAAACTGCCTTGGCAAATCTGGAATCTTATTAA
- a CDS encoding YqiA/YcfP family alpha/beta fold hydrolase has translation MNSFIYLHGFASSPKSTKAQDISDRFSQIHIKLKIPDLNAGDFSHLTITRQLNQVAAEFPEDDSVPVTLIGSSLGGLTSAHLGEKFPQVQRLVLLAPAFGFLSHWLPKLGDETLQRWQQDQYLLVHHYGEERSLPLSYNFLTDAAQYQEKNLQRPIPTLILHGKQDDVIPITASREFASSRPWVELIELDSDHALGNVTAEIWQAICSFCHLGIG, from the coding sequence TTGAATTCATTCATCTATCTTCACGGCTTTGCTTCTAGCCCTAAATCTACCAAAGCACAGGATATAAGCGATCGCTTTTCCCAAATTCACATCAAGCTGAAAATACCCGATTTAAATGCCGGCGATTTTTCTCATCTGACAATTACCCGTCAGCTAAATCAAGTCGCTGCTGAATTTCCTGAAGATGATTCTGTCCCTGTAACTCTGATTGGTTCTAGTTTGGGTGGTTTGACATCTGCTCATTTAGGGGAAAAATTCCCACAGGTACAACGCTTGGTTTTATTAGCACCAGCTTTTGGGTTTTTATCCCATTGGTTGCCCAAGTTAGGAGATGAAACGCTGCAACGTTGGCAACAAGACCAATATCTCTTAGTACACCACTATGGGGAAGAGCGATCGCTACCCCTAAGTTATAATTTCCTCACCGATGCTGCCCAATACCAAGAAAAAAATCTCCAACGTCCCATTCCCACCTTAATCCTGCACGGTAAACAAGATGATGTGATTCCGATTACGGCTAGTCGTGAATTTGCAAGTTCCCGTCCTTGGGTAGAATTAATAGAACTTGATAGCGATCACGCTTTGGGCAATGTTACAGCCGAAATTTGGCAAGCAATTTGCTCATTCTGTCACTTAGGGATTGGGTGA
- a CDS encoding FecR family protein: MFNKFLPQLVLGLWVFTVLPFAHLAKAITPLTKGEIQQLRNMVQLIPKNNSLTRPARKSDTINPGDALSTGRASLADLRFNDGSVARVGEQAVFRFLPQTRDFTLTNGTVLLLIPPGRGQTRIRTPNAAAAIRGSALFVRYNKESDTTIIGALTNSGIEVANKEASQNVVLQAGQLMVVVQGEFQGLYDFDLKNFYDNSDLVRGFDLNRQNSTSIPDPELASIQAETIAALAAQKPITGQGLIDNPSFLNKNFNPRNSSENNGVGRDQKRNNRPSRDNSARDPIRNNLRVPINTFIQTGEVIRENRQRNNPGNSDGVPGGGNTNNPGNSDGVPGGGNTNNPGNSDGVPGGGNTNNPGNSDGVPGGGNTNNPGNSDGVPGGGNTNNPGNSDGVPGGGNTNNPGNSDGVPGGGNTNNPGNSDGVPGGGNTNNPGNSDGVPGGGNTNNPGNSDGVPGGGNTNNPGNSDGVPGGGNTNNPGNSDGVPGGGNTNNPGNSDGVPGGGNTNNPGNSDGVPGGGNTNNPGNSDGVPGGGNTNNPGNSDGVPGGGNTNNSPN, from the coding sequence ATGTTTAATAAATTTTTACCTCAGTTGGTTTTGGGTTTATGGGTATTTACCGTCTTACCTTTTGCACATCTTGCTAAAGCTATAACCCCTCTGACCAAAGGAGAAATTCAGCAACTCCGTAATATGGTGCAGCTGATTCCTAAAAATAATTCTCTGACTCGTCCTGCACGAAAATCAGATACCATAAATCCTGGAGATGCTTTATCTACTGGTCGAGCTTCCCTAGCTGATTTACGCTTTAATGATGGTTCTGTAGCTAGGGTTGGGGAACAAGCGGTATTTAGATTTTTGCCGCAAACACGAGATTTTACACTAACTAATGGCACTGTCCTTCTACTCATTCCACCTGGAAGAGGACAAACACGTATTAGGACACCGAATGCAGCAGCAGCAATTCGCGGTTCAGCATTATTTGTTCGCTATAACAAGGAATCCGATACGACGATTATTGGTGCGTTAACAAATAGCGGTATTGAAGTTGCTAACAAGGAAGCTTCGCAAAATGTTGTTCTGCAAGCAGGACAATTAATGGTTGTAGTACAAGGTGAATTTCAAGGACTATACGATTTTGACTTGAAAAATTTTTATGACAATAGTGATTTAGTACGCGGATTCGATTTAAATAGGCAAAATTCTACGTCCATACCAGATCCAGAACTGGCAAGTATTCAAGCTGAGACTATCGCAGCTTTAGCAGCACAAAAACCAATTACAGGACAGGGATTAATTGATAATCCATCTTTTTTAAATAAAAATTTTAATCCTCGTAATTCCTCTGAGAATAATGGTGTTGGACGTGATCAAAAGAGGAATAACCGTCCTTCCAGAGACAATTCAGCAAGAGACCCTATTAGAAACAATCTTCGTGTTCCTATAAATACTTTTATCCAAACAGGAGAAGTCATCAGGGAAAATAGACAACGCAATAACCCTGGAAATTCTGATGGTGTTCCTGGTGGAGGTAATACCAATAACCCTGGAAATTCTGATGGTGTTCCTGGTGGAGGTAATACCAATAACCCTGGAAATTCTGATGGTGTTCCTGGTGGAGGTAATACCAATAACCCTGGAAATTCTGATGGTGTTCCTGGTGGAGGTAATACCAATAACCCTGGAAATTCCGATGGTGTTCCTGGTGGAGGTAATACCAATAACCCTGGAAATTCCGATGGTGTTCCTGGTGGAGGTAATACCAATAACCCTGGAAATTCCGATGGTGTTCCTGGTGGAGGTAATACCAATAACCCTGGAAATTCCGATGGTGTTCCTGGTGGAGGTAATACCAATAACCCTGGAAATTCTGATGGTGTTCCTGGTGGAGGTAATACCAATAACCCTGGAAATTCTGATGGTGTTCCTGGTGGAGGTAATACCAATAACCCTGGAAATTCTGATGGTGTTCCTGGTGGAGGTAATACCAATAACCCTGGAAATTCTGATGGTGTTCCTGGTGGAGGTAATACCAATAACCCTGGAAATTCCGATGGTGTTCCTGGTGGAGGTAATACCAATAACCCTGGAAATTCCGATGGTGTTCCTGGTGGAGGTAATACCAATAACCCTGGAAATTCTGATGGTGTTCCTGGTGGAGGTAATACCAATAACCCTGGAAATTCCGATGGTGTTCCTGGTGGAGGTAATACCAATAACTCTCCTAATTAA
- a CDS encoding sulfurtransferase, whose product MITSVVVSPKWLFEHLNDSQVVIVDCRFSLADSQLGQKQYQEGHITGSYYLDLNQDLSSPVREHGGRHPLPNISNLADKLAEIGVNYQKTLVVAYDDSRLAFASRLWWLLRYLGHDKVAVLDGGFAGWQKAGYAVSKVIPGNKTGEFVPQLQAHTVVDYTYVKNRKDRPDVVLVDARESDRYRGEREPIDKIAGHIPGAVNYPWQEVTDASGFLLPQSEQHQRWKQLETAKEIIVYCGSGVTACVNLLSLEIAEIPTGKLYAGSWSDWITY is encoded by the coding sequence ATGATTACCTCAGTTGTTGTTTCTCCTAAATGGTTATTTGAACATCTTAACGATTCCCAAGTTGTAATTGTTGATTGTCGCTTTTCTCTAGCTGATTCGCAATTGGGACAAAAGCAATATCAAGAAGGTCACATAACTGGATCTTACTATTTAGATTTAAATCAAGATTTGTCCAGTCCTGTGAGAGAACATGGAGGAAGACATCCTTTACCTAATATCAGCAATTTAGCTGATAAATTAGCGGAAATCGGGGTTAATTACCAAAAAACTTTGGTGGTCGCTTACGATGATTCTCGCTTGGCGTTTGCTTCTCGTTTATGGTGGTTATTACGGTATTTAGGACATGATAAGGTAGCCGTTTTAGATGGGGGTTTTGCTGGTTGGCAAAAGGCTGGTTATGCTGTCTCAAAAGTGATTCCAGGAAATAAAACAGGGGAATTTGTGCCGCAATTACAAGCACATACTGTTGTAGATTATACTTATGTCAAAAATCGCAAAGATCGTCCAGATGTAGTTTTGGTAGATGCAAGAGAGAGCGATCGCTATCGCGGAGAACGAGAACCCATTGATAAAATTGCCGGTCATATTCCCGGTGCTGTAAACTATCCCTGGCAAGAAGTAACCGACGCTTCTGGTTTTCTACTCCCCCAATCAGAACAACATCAACGGTGGAAACAACTAGAAACAGCTAAAGAAATTATAGTTTATTGCGGTTCTGGTGTAACAGCTTGTGTCAATTTACTTTCTTTAGAAATAGCAGAAATTCCCACAGGTAAACTCTATGCTGGGAGTTGGAGTGATTGGATAACTTATTAG
- a CDS encoding tRNA (5-methylaminomethyl-2-thiouridine)(34)-methyltransferase MnmD — translation MNKISDPDNFTPQPTQDGSFTFFSEEFDEAFHSHFGARQETYLKFVLPSQVQKAAGNGRVRILDVCYGLGYNTAAALQVIWEANPICYVEIIGLEINPAVPKAAINQRIFYDWDYEFRQILSELAFKHQSYTERLKAKLLIGDARESIQILHQSGFQADAIFLDPFSPPQCPQLWTVEFIQKLALCLHQNGLIATYSCAAATRTALLAAGLVIGSTTPIGRNTPGTIAAYPRDEEEEMIPIPPLSEEEKEHLQTRAAIPYRDPQLRDAAEVIIMRRQQEQKASVLESTSQWKKRWVWKTENKSRNN, via the coding sequence ATGAACAAAATATCAGATCCAGATAATTTTACACCCCAACCAACACAAGATGGTTCTTTTACCTTCTTTTCGGAAGAATTTGACGAGGCTTTTCACAGCCATTTTGGTGCTAGACAAGAGACTTATTTGAAGTTTGTACTTCCTAGTCAAGTGCAGAAAGCAGCCGGAAATGGAAGAGTTAGGATCTTAGATGTTTGTTATGGTCTAGGATACAACACAGCCGCTGCTTTACAGGTAATTTGGGAAGCAAATCCCATTTGTTATGTTGAAATCATTGGTTTAGAAATAAATCCAGCAGTACCCAAAGCAGCCATTAACCAGCGTATATTCTATGATTGGGACTACGAGTTTAGGCAAATCTTGAGCGAACTAGCTTTTAAGCATCAATCTTATACAGAACGCTTGAAAGCAAAGTTACTCATAGGTGATGCTAGAGAATCAATTCAGATACTACATCAGTCAGGTTTCCAAGCTGATGCTATTTTTCTTGACCCATTTTCACCACCACAATGTCCGCAGTTATGGACTGTGGAATTTATACAAAAACTCGCATTGTGTTTACATCAAAATGGTTTAATAGCGACTTATTCCTGCGCTGCGGCTACACGCACTGCACTTTTAGCCGCTGGCTTGGTTATAGGTTCTACGACACCCATAGGAAGGAATACACCTGGTACTATAGCTGCATATCCAAGAGATGAGGAGGAAGAAATGATCCCCATTCCCCCTCTTTCGGAAGAGGAAAAAGAACATTTACAAACTCGTGCGGCTATTCCTTATCGTGATCCTCAGTTGAGAGATGCTGCTGAAGTTATAATTATGCGACGACAACAAGAGCAAAAAGCTTCTGTTTTAGAATCTACCTCTCAGTGGAAAAAAAGGTGGGTATGGAAAACTGAGAACAAGTCAAGGAATAACTAA
- the glmU gene encoding bifunctional UDP-N-acetylglucosamine diphosphorylase/glucosamine-1-phosphate N-acetyltransferase GlmU, whose protein sequence is MVVVAILAAGKGTRMKSNLPKVLHSLGGKSLVERVIESVEPLSPSQRLVIVGYQSQKVKTALVSIPELEFVEQTVQLGTGHAIQQLLPHLEDYTGDLLILNGDVPLLRTQTLKDLLQTHQENQNSCTILTAQLSNPQGYGRVFCNSDGVVQQMVEDKDCTSSQKENSRVNAGIYCFRWPDLAKFLPRLEANNAQKEYYLTDAVTQVGKVMAVDVKDYQEILGINDRLQLSAANDILQRRIKEKWLLAGVTLIDPASITIDETVELQPDVIIEPQTHLRGKTVIQSGSRIGPGSLIENSDLGQNVTVQYSVITDSFVQKGTKIGPYAHLRGHAEVGANCRIGNFVELKNTQLGDRTNVAHLSYLGDTTAGTQVNIGAGTITANYDGVKKHRTRIGDRTKTGSNSVLVAPITVGNDVYIAAGSTVTEDVANDSLVIARSRQVVKPGWRKKNTES, encoded by the coding sequence ATGGTTGTTGTAGCAATTCTCGCGGCAGGAAAAGGAACTAGAATGAAATCAAATCTGCCTAAAGTTTTACATTCTTTAGGTGGAAAATCTTTAGTTGAGCGCGTTATTGAAAGCGTCGAACCTCTTTCACCTTCACAAAGGTTAGTGATTGTTGGATATCAGTCTCAAAAAGTGAAAACTGCTTTGGTGTCAATTCCTGAATTGGAGTTTGTAGAACAGACTGTACAATTAGGGACAGGTCATGCTATTCAGCAATTACTTCCCCATTTGGAAGATTATACTGGGGATTTGTTGATTTTGAATGGTGATGTACCTTTGTTGCGTACTCAAACGTTGAAAGATCTTTTACAAACCCACCAAGAAAACCAAAATTCCTGTACTATTCTGACTGCACAGTTATCAAATCCTCAAGGCTACGGCAGGGTTTTTTGTAATAGTGATGGTGTTGTGCAACAAATGGTTGAAGATAAAGATTGCACTTCTAGCCAAAAAGAAAATAGCCGCGTTAATGCCGGGATTTATTGTTTCCGTTGGCCAGATTTAGCAAAGTTTCTGCCTCGATTAGAAGCCAATAATGCCCAGAAAGAATATTATCTCACAGATGCTGTTACCCAAGTTGGTAAAGTGATGGCTGTAGATGTGAAAGATTATCAAGAAATTTTAGGAATTAATGATAGATTGCAGTTATCCGCAGCTAACGATATTCTACAAAGACGCATTAAGGAAAAATGGTTGTTAGCAGGTGTGACGCTGATTGATCCGGCAAGTATTACTATTGATGAAACGGTGGAATTACAGCCAGATGTAATTATTGAACCTCAAACCCACTTGCGAGGTAAGACTGTGATTCAGTCCGGTAGTCGCATTGGCCCTGGGAGTTTAATTGAAAATAGCGATTTGGGTCAAAATGTGACTGTTCAATATTCAGTAATCACTGATAGCTTTGTCCAGAAAGGAACTAAGATTGGCCCTTATGCTCATTTGCGTGGTCATGCAGAAGTGGGTGCTAATTGTCGAATTGGCAATTTTGTGGAGTTGAAAAACACGCAATTGGGCGATCGCACTAATGTAGCTCATTTATCCTATTTAGGCGATACTACAGCCGGAACTCAGGTCAATATCGGTGCGGGAACAATTACTGCAAACTACGACGGTGTGAAGAAACATCGGACAAGAATAGGCGATCGCACCAAAACCGGTTCTAATAGTGTTTTAGTTGCACCTATTACTGTGGGCAATGATGTCTACATAGCCGCAGGTTCAACGGTGACAGAAGATGTCGCTAATGATTCTTTGGTAATTGCGCGGAGTCGTCAAGTTGTAAAACCAGGTTGGCGTAAGAAAAATACAGAATCCTGA